attaattcaatttttgactaaattaatcaaaattttaaaatcttatatGATTtcgattttaattaaaaaataaaattttatttatttaattaaattttttaataaaaaattaattaaattaatatttttatttaatttattcggTTTAActgatttataaaatttaaaatcaaaatagaaCGAAACTAATTAATGGAACTCAATTTTTAAATTCAGTTCCTTTAAAGTAAAGGCTTAGTGTATTTATAGTTtactaaaatattaaattagtaaATGTAAGACTAAGTACTCCATCAAAATCAAATCGACCGtattaaataaactaaaaattaattaaatcaaaatttttttaaatcaatttaaccgatcaaatttttttatgaaaattgaatcgatcgaattaataaaatatcaattaatttgatttttattaaattaatcaaaattttaaaaccttaTTCGGTTTCGatttcaattaaaaaataaaattttgtttatttaattatatttttttaataaaaaattaattaaattaatatttttatttaatttattcggTTTAACTGATTTATacaatttaaaatcaaaatcgaACTGGAAACTAATTAATGGAACTCAATTTTTAAATTCAGttcgtttaatttaattttttttcttttcacattTTTACTCATTCCTAGTGGATTGATTCAAAAATATATAATCTGAAGATAGAAAAGCAATAAGTCTATATTGAAGTGCGATTTAAAGGCCTCATAGcaaataatctaaattaagatAATATAAATGATTTGAGAGCAATAatccaaattaaaaaataattttaaattaacaatatataatgttattagtgtattcttaaaataattttgaaccctattatttaattaaaaaaataaatttaaaaggacTATTTTGAAACTATAATTGAAAAGTACTCATTAATCTTAAAAGAACTATTTATTTTAGAAGTAGCATTGATATTCatgagaaataataataataaaatatctcataaaagtaaattctattatttttttaattttcttttataacctgcTTTTACCATCCAACAAATTGTAGatgcaattaaaattattttaggtcGAATCAGGATtgtctaaatttttttattaaattcaaCATCAACCCACGTGCTAATGTGACACTTAGCTTTATCTTCTTCTTAGTTACGTCTTAGCTACTGTGCCATAGATGAGGGCACGTAAATTCTATTACGGGAACATGAGTAAAGGGCGACATTTTAGAAAGTAAATAATAAGTTGtttaattatcttttttttttaatttattggcCAGGATAAACCGAGATGTGGATGGACGGTGGAGATCATCATCGTCCTCTACTCTTCCCTCGGCGAGAGTCGGAACCTACCGTGTCAGGACTCAAATTAACCCTCTCGAGGATTCAGTTCCTGGGAAAGCTGCCTTTCGAACGGAACCGCCGCAACTCCGGCGGTGGGACCCGCCTCGGAtttcccttccctggctcggttcGTTTGGCGCCCTTCGTCTTCTTCGCGTTATAAAGCCCCCTCCCGGCCATGGGAGCCCCTTGCATTGCTCTTCCGGACGAAAGGTGGGGTCTTTCACGTGTTTTTGGCTTAGGACAATCACTATTCTATTTTCCTCATGTTTCTTGCCCTGTCCATTTCTTCCTTCGTGTTTATTAGTTTAGATGACGTTTTAAATGTTGGTGATGTGATCTAATAAGATTTTGAGTTTCGGCTTTCTTTATATGTTGCAGATATCGTTGTTTCCTAAGAGGCGCGGGGAGTTAACGATCAATGGAAGCTGTCACCTTCTCTCCCTGCTCACAGTTGCTGAGCCTACGCCGTCAACAAAGGTCCCCGCCTTTCCGGTTCCCTTCTGCCGTCGCCGCGTCCTGTCAGAAAGGAATCCAATTCCGTCGTTTCTCTTCGTTGGCTCCCTCAATCAAATGCTCGGCCATCTCTCTTTCCTCGGTGCAGGAAACAGGTACCCACGCTCCAGATATTCCTAGGGGAgcgttaattcaaatttattaaTCATGATCGGTTTTTGTTTCTTCGTATAGTTGAAAAAGATGAAGCCTTTAAGTTCGCTGAGGCTGCCAAGATTGGCAATTTGGTGCCTCTTCGCCGTTGCATTTTCAGCGACCAGCTGACGCCGGTCGTGGCCTATCGTTGTCTCGTGAAGGAGGGTGACTACGAAGTACCGAGCTTTCTTTTTGAGTCAGTGGAGCAAGGTTCCCGGGGGAATAATGTGGTAAGATTTGCCTCTATGCTGTCTCTATGGGTTGCCTTCGTCCTCGTTGTTAAACATTTTCTCTAATCAGGGGCGTTATAGTGTTGTCGGAGCTCATCCAGCGATGGAGATTGTGGTCAGGGAGAACATGGTCTCTGTTATGGATCATGAGGAAGGACGAATGACAGAAGAGATTGTCGATGACCCTATGGAGATTCCAAAGCGTATCATGGAGGGTTGGAGCCCGCAGACGATCGATGAACTTCCTGATAGTTTTTGTGGTATGTTTCTCTTTCTGATCAAACGTCCCTTCCTGATGAAACAGCAGGTTGATATTATAGTGCTTGTGTTTACTTTTCTGGTGTTAATGACTTGAATGTCAACAAGTTCCAATCGTACAATTTTAAAAATCCCAGTCCGTCGTGTTAAAAGTTAAGCTACATATTCAGGTAAATATCACAAACCTGTTTCATATAAGAAACACTCGTTATGAGGATCAAAGACCAATTATTATCTGTTCTAAAACTCAGACTGCTTTGTAGGATAATCATCTCATGCATGTCAGAAACTGCTTagataaaatagaaaatggattTATAGGAGAGATTGAGGGGGGAAAAGAGAGATTAAGGAAAAGAGATGAGGGCCAGCCTTTGATGTAAACTTTtgttttttaaaagcattttcatgGCTGATTCTCCTCCGCTTCCCAGAAAAAGAAACATCTTGAAGGGCAATAGATAAACTTCTACTTTTAGTGTTTATCTTTCCAGACATTTTTGTCCCCAGAATATTCCTTCAAGGACAGGAATCAACTTAGCCAAAGACCTGTCAATTCCTCACATTTTGGGTCTCTTTAACATTAGTCATTTTCAGTAAAACGAATGCATTAGTTGCTTGTTATATATTCAGTTATCATGAACTATATGCCTCATTTTGGATTGAGTTCATTCCTAGAACTATGTTTTTACTAGTTCTATCATGGTTATCCCTTGTCTCTAAACTCTAGTTCTTTTTTGGCAATCAAGTTTTCATTGAGCAGTCTGAAGTTTGTAGCACTACCTCTGCTTTTCTTCTTGCTGATTTTCACTTTAGAATTATGGGAGATGTATGTAAATGTGTTGGAAAAGCCTCTTCAATGCTGTTACATGAGTGCATGCTATTTTTCTCAGGTGGATGGGTTGGCTACTTTTCCTACGATACCATGCGATACCAAGAGAAGAAAAAACTTCCATTCTCAGGTTCTCCTAAGGATGATAGAAACCTTCCAGATATCCAATTAGGACTGTACAATGACGTCATAGTGTTTGACCATGTGGAAAAGGTACCTTTTGTACAGCCTAATAACTGCCTCTACACTATGCAACAGATTGACCACATACCGCTTGCACATACTTTCTGAAACATTGTCTGGCACATTGTGAGGTCATGTGACAGGTtttgtgttattaatttttaagGATGTCTTAGAGATGTAAAATATtaggagtttttttttattttcttattttttgtttTACTCGACTCATTCATGagttttagatttcttctttATCCTGTTGCACCTTGCGGCTGCATTCTAGAAGCAAAAAATTTGTCTTTCTTCATCCAtgattttccctttttatttattCCTTATTCATCTCTCCATAAGGATTGATATGTATTCCCTACCTCGTCTATTGCAGGCTAATGTTGATCAATGATTGCCCATATAGAATcaagaatttaaattttagtaCCTTTACTATGTATCACAAATAGATttagtttgcacaattttttgGTGCAATTTTAAAGATGTATATTTGTTTAAGCTCATGATACCTGAATATGTGTAACCACAAACCTAGTAGAATCTCTCCCTCTTTGAATATTAGCACTTTCTAGTATGCATCAAAATTCCACctttttttgtttattattttattatgccACAGAAAGCACATGTGATTCACTGGGTAAGACTAGACCGATACTCCTCAATAGAGGAAGCCTACCAAGATGGGAAGAATTGTTTGGAAGTTTTTCTATCGAAGGTGCACACTGGGAAAGTGTGAGTATTTGTGTTTGATAATTTTGGTGGATAAATTATCTTCTTTTACCTTTATGTTTTTTGTTTATACTCATTTTTTGCAATTTCATATTTCAGGCCCAGGTTATCTGCTGGATCTATAAAAGTCCCGACTAATCATTTTGGCCATCCTTTAACAAAGTCATCAATGACAAGTGAAGAATACAAGACGGCAGTTTTGCAGGCAAAGGAACACATCTTTGCAGGAGATATTTTTCAGATTGTTTTGAGTCAGCGGTTTGAGCGGCGCACATATGCATCTCCATTTGAAGTATATCGTTCACTGAGAATTGTGAATCCAAGTCCATACATGGCCTACATACAAGTGCGTTATGCTCTCATCTCCAAACTAAGTTTCAAGTTTGTTAAAAGTGTTTTCATGCTGATTATTTTCTTTTAGTGTTGATTTTCCATGCTTGCACTTTTTGTGAGTTATTGTGCTTCTTTTGTTACCTTTTCTGAATAATCATATGAAATATGTTTTTCCAGGCTAGAGGATGTGTTCTTGTAGCATCCAGCCCTGAAATTCTTACTCGCGTAAAGAAGGTATGCACATAAAGTTCATTAAGATGCAGACTTCATAGCTCTCAGTTACTTCCCTTGTCTTTATTGTCTCAATATCTGGTCATGCTATTTTTCCCTGTCAGAACAATGACAATTGCTTTATTACTGTTGTTTTTGCTTGATAATTCATGTAATATGATCCTATCCTTGAAAAGATGGTCAATCTTAGTGTGCTTCCTTATATGAGAACCTCAATTACCTTTGGTCATGCTTAAATTGAACAACGAGAAATTGACTTGGTGGATCAAACTCTTTTTAGACGAACCACTGAATTATGCTTTTGTGGCTTCTGCACATTTATGTGACTCCTTTATGAAGTACTATGATTTCGGTTTCTCAGATTGTTACCCTTTTTTGTGAATAAAAGCAGTATGCACTAATTTTTCTGTATATAGCATTGATCTCATTGTTCTCTTTACTAAACTGACTCTTCGAATATCTTACTTGTTAAATACGCATAGTAACCATTTTGCCTCATATGTCTTGAATTTGGTTTATAATGTGAATCATATACATGAACATAATGTTCTACTTTTGTTTCCATTTAGTTTGTACCTCCTGATACTTATCTGTCCTGTTTGTCCTAACTTCAGAGTATTTTGTTTACACTCCAGACAATATTTCAACAATCTGCAATTGAACGTTCCTTTACATAGACAAACTGTTCTTATTTTGTTTGCAGGGGAAAATTATTAACCGACCTCTCGCTGGGACAATCAGAAGAGGAACAACAGATGAGGAGGACAAATTACATGAAAAACAGCTACTAAACGATGAAAAGCAATGTGCAGAGCACATCATGCTTGTAGATTTGGGCCGTAATGATGTTGGAAGGGTATGTTTTCGTTTCCATATGCGtgattttttttccccttctccTTATGTTCTTTTAATCAATTGGTCATGCTTTAACATGTTTATTGTGACAGGTCTCAAAACCTGGATCTGTTAAGGTGGAAAAACTGATGAACATCGAAAGATACTCACATGTGATGCACATCAGTTCCACGGTAAGATTCCAACTCTGCAGTGAAACTTGTCCGAAGCTTACTCTTTTCTACTTTGAGTTTGAGAATTAAGTAGACGTCAAATACTTTCACAGGTTAGCGGAGAGATATTTGATCATCTGAATTGCTGGGATGCTCTTCGTGCTGCATTGCCTGTGGGAACTGTCAGCGGAGCTCCTAAGGTTAGCTCAACATTTTACCATCATTGGATGTGTCCTGTTATATATATGTCTGGTTGCCTGCATTGTTTAGTTAACTTGAATGGTAAATCTTATTGGATTCTTTAATCCTCTGGACTCCATAAATCTCAAAGTTCAGTCCTTTAACATTGATTTGCTCGCAATCAGGTAAGAGCCATGGAGCTAATTGATCAACTGGAAGTCACAAGACGAGGACCGTACAGCGGTGGCTTTGGAGGAGTCTCATTTAACGGCGATATGGACATTGCAATTGCCCTCAGAACCATAGTATTTTCGACTGGGGGCCGATACAATACTATGTACACGTACAAGGATAATGAGAGGCGCCAAGAATGGGTTGCTCATCTTCAAGCTGGAGCAGGCATTGTAGCGGATAGCAACCCTGACGAAGAGCAGAAAGAATGCGAGAACAAAGCTGCTGCTC
This genomic stretch from Zingiber officinale cultivar Zhangliang chromosome 7A, Zo_v1.1, whole genome shotgun sequence harbors:
- the LOC122001061 gene encoding anthranilate synthase alpha subunit 1, chloroplastic-like gives rise to the protein MEAVTFSPCSQLLSLRRQQRSPPFRFPSAVAASCQKGIQFRRFSSLAPSIKCSAISLSSVQETVEKDEAFKFAEAAKIGNLVPLRRCIFSDQLTPVVAYRCLVKEGDYEVPSFLFESVEQGSRGNNVGRYSVVGAHPAMEIVVRENMVSVMDHEEGRMTEEIVDDPMEIPKRIMEGWSPQTIDELPDSFCGGWVGYFSYDTMRYQEKKKLPFSGSPKDDRNLPDIQLGLYNDVIVFDHVEKKAHVIHWVRLDRYSSIEEAYQDGKNCLEVFLSKVHTGKVPRLSAGSIKVPTNHFGHPLTKSSMTSEEYKTAVLQAKEHIFAGDIFQIVLSQRFERRTYASPFEVYRSLRIVNPSPYMAYIQARGCVLVASSPEILTRVKKGKIINRPLAGTIRRGTTDEEDKLHEKQLLNDEKQCAEHIMLVDLGRNDVGRVSKPGSVKVEKLMNIERYSHVMHISSTVSGEIFDHLNCWDALRAALPVGTVSGAPKVRAMELIDQLEVTRRGPYSGGFGGVSFNGDMDIAIALRTIVFSTGGRYNTMYTYKDNERRQEWVAHLQAGAGIVADSNPDEEQKECENKAAALSRAIDLAESTFVEKF